One window of the Streptomyces sp. NBC_00259 genome contains the following:
- a CDS encoding acyl-CoA dehydrogenase family protein, producing MTTIIESEEHTALRAAVSALGQRHGRGYDRETLWAEAAKLGYLGVNLPEEHGGGGGGMAELSIVLEELGAAGCPLLMMVVSPAICGTVIARFGTEEQRRTWLPGLADGSRTMAFGITEPDAGSNSHRITTTARRTRDGWILTGRKVFISGVDIADATLIVGRTEDARTGRLKPCLFIVPRDTPGFTRSGIDMELQAQEKQFELVLDDVELPEDALVGDQDAGLLQLFAGLNPERIMTAAFAIGMGRYALARAVEYAKERQVWKAPIGAHQAIAHPLAQSHIELELARLMMQKAAALYDAGDDLGAGEAANMAKYAAGEACVKAVDQAVHTLGGNGLTREYGLASLITAARVARIAPVSREMILNFVSHQSLGLPKSY from the coding sequence ATGACCACGATCATCGAGAGCGAAGAGCACACCGCACTGCGCGCCGCCGTCTCCGCGCTCGGGCAGCGGCACGGCCGCGGCTACGACCGCGAGACGCTGTGGGCGGAGGCCGCCAAGCTGGGGTACCTCGGCGTCAACCTCCCGGAGGAGCACGGCGGCGGAGGCGGCGGCATGGCCGAGCTGTCCATCGTCCTGGAGGAGCTCGGGGCCGCCGGCTGCCCGCTGCTCATGATGGTCGTCTCGCCCGCCATCTGCGGCACCGTCATCGCCCGCTTCGGCACCGAGGAGCAGCGGCGGACGTGGCTGCCCGGTCTCGCCGACGGCAGCCGCACCATGGCCTTCGGCATCACCGAGCCCGACGCCGGCTCGAATTCGCACCGGATCACCACCACCGCGCGGCGCACGCGGGACGGCTGGATCCTCACGGGCCGCAAGGTCTTCATCTCCGGCGTCGACATCGCCGACGCGACCCTCATCGTCGGCCGCACCGAGGACGCCAGGACCGGCAGGCTCAAGCCGTGCCTCTTCATCGTCCCGCGCGACACCCCCGGCTTCACCCGCTCGGGCATCGACATGGAACTGCAGGCGCAGGAGAAGCAGTTCGAGCTGGTCCTCGACGACGTGGAACTGCCCGAGGACGCGCTCGTCGGTGACCAGGACGCGGGCCTCCTCCAGCTCTTCGCCGGGCTGAACCCGGAGCGGATCATGACCGCGGCCTTCGCGATCGGCATGGGGCGCTACGCGCTGGCCCGCGCCGTGGAGTACGCGAAGGAACGGCAGGTCTGGAAGGCCCCCATCGGCGCCCACCAGGCCATCGCCCACCCTCTCGCGCAGTCCCACATAGAGCTGGAACTCGCCCGGCTGATGATGCAGAAGGCCGCGGCGCTGTACGACGCGGGCGACGACCTGGGCGCAGGGGAGGCCGCCAACATGGCCAAGTACGCGGCCGGCGAGGCCTGTGTGAAGGCCGTCGACCAGGCCGTCCACACGCTCGGCGGCAACGGCCTCACCCGTGAGTACGGCCTGGCCTCGCTGATCACCGCGGCCCGCGTCGCCCGGATCGCCCCGGTCAGCCGGGAGATGATCCTCAACTTCGTATCCCACCAGTCCCTGGGTCTCCCCAAGTCGTACTGA
- a CDS encoding 4-coumarate--CoA ligase family protein: MVMHHSEYADVPSLSVPIHDAVLGGAAEYGDAVALIDGTDRTGATTITYAQLDTFHRRLAAAFADTGVRKGDVLALHSPNSVAYPAVFYGATRAGASVTTVHPLATAEEFAKQLSDSSARWIVTVSPLLEAARRAAELVGGIEEIFVCDEADGHRSIRTMLGSAAPEPVLAIDPDEDVAALPYSSGTTGIPKGVMLTHRSIATNLAQLEPFIPMGPGDRILAVLPFFHIYGLTALMNAPLRKGATVVVLPRFDLEQFLAAIEKHRINGLYVAPPIVLALAKHPAVAQYDLSSLEYIVSAAAPLDAQLARACSARLGLPPVRQAYGMTELSPGTHVVPLSAPNPPAGAVGKLLPNTEMRILSLDDPGQDVAPGEEGEIAIRGPQVMKGYLGRPEATADMIDADGWVHTGDIGRVDEDGWLFVVDRVKELIKYKGFQVAPAELEALLLTHEGIADAAVIGVYDEDGNEVPKAYVVRQPAATGLTGDDVLAYVAERVAPYKKVRRVEFIGGVPRAASGKILRRELRDREDRAGREDREKETT, translated from the coding sequence ATGGTGATGCACCACAGCGAGTACGCGGATGTCCCGTCCCTCTCCGTCCCCATCCACGACGCGGTCCTGGGCGGGGCGGCCGAGTACGGCGACGCCGTCGCCCTGATCGACGGGACCGACAGGACCGGCGCCACGACGATCACGTACGCGCAGCTCGACACGTTCCACCGCCGGCTCGCCGCCGCGTTCGCCGACACCGGCGTGCGCAAGGGCGACGTCCTCGCCCTGCACAGCCCCAACTCGGTCGCCTACCCGGCCGTCTTCTACGGCGCCACGCGCGCCGGGGCGTCGGTCACGACCGTCCATCCGCTCGCCACGGCGGAGGAGTTCGCCAAGCAGCTCTCGGACTCCTCCGCCCGCTGGATCGTCACCGTCTCCCCGCTCCTCGAGGCGGCCCGCCGCGCCGCGGAACTCGTGGGCGGCATCGAGGAGATCTTCGTCTGCGACGAGGCGGACGGGCACCGCTCGATCCGCACCATGCTCGGCTCCGCCGCACCGGAACCCGTGCTCGCCATCGACCCGGACGAGGACGTCGCCGCCCTCCCGTACTCCTCGGGGACCACGGGCATCCCCAAGGGCGTCATGCTCACCCACCGGTCCATCGCCACCAACCTGGCGCAGCTGGAGCCGTTCATCCCGATGGGCCCGGGCGACCGCATCCTCGCGGTGCTGCCGTTCTTCCACATATACGGCCTCACCGCCCTGATGAACGCCCCGCTGCGCAAGGGCGCCACCGTCGTCGTCCTGCCCCGGTTCGACCTGGAGCAGTTCCTGGCGGCGATAGAGAAGCACCGCATCAACGGCCTGTACGTCGCCCCGCCGATCGTCCTCGCGCTCGCCAAGCACCCGGCGGTCGCGCAGTACGACCTGTCGTCGCTGGAGTACATCGTCAGCGCCGCCGCCCCGCTCGACGCGCAGCTCGCCCGGGCCTGCTCGGCCCGGCTGGGGCTGCCGCCGGTCCGGCAGGCGTACGGCATGACCGAGCTGTCGCCCGGCACCCATGTCGTGCCGCTGTCCGCGCCGAACCCGCCCGCCGGGGCCGTCGGCAAGCTGCTGCCGAACACCGAGATGCGGATCCTGTCCCTCGACGACCCCGGCCAGGACGTGGCGCCGGGCGAGGAGGGCGAGATCGCCATCCGGGGGCCGCAGGTGATGAAGGGCTACCTCGGCCGCCCCGAGGCCACCGCCGACATGATCGACGCCGACGGATGGGTGCACACCGGAGACATCGGCCGCGTCGACGAGGACGGCTGGCTGTTCGTCGTCGACCGGGTCAAGGAACTCATCAAGTACAAGGGCTTCCAGGTCGCCCCGGCCGAGCTGGAGGCCCTGCTCCTCACCCACGAGGGCATCGCGGACGCCGCGGTGATCGGGGTGTACGACGAGGACGGCAACGAGGTCCCGAAGGCGTACGTCGTACGGCAGCCGGCGGCGACCGGGCTGACCGGCGACGACGTCCTCGCCTACGTGGCCGAGCGCGTCGCCCCGTACAAGAAGGTCCGCCGCGTCGAGTTCATCGGCGGGGTCCCACGGGCGGCGTCGGGGAAGATCCTGCGCCGCGAACTGCGCGACCGGGAGGACCGGGCAGGCCGGGAGGACCGGGAGAAGGAGACCACGTGA
- a CDS encoding citrate synthase 2 → MSDFVPGLEGVVAFETEIAEPDREGGALRYRGVDIEDLVGHVSFGNVWGLLVDGAFNPGLPAAEPFPIPVHSGDIRVDVQSALAMLAPVWGLKPLLDIDEAQARDDLARAAVMALSYVAQSARGQGLPMVPQREIDKAQSVVERFMIRWRGEPDPKHVKAVDAYWTSAAEHGMNASTFTARVIASTGADVAAALSGAVGAMSGPLHGGAPSRVLGMIEEIERTGDAVAYVKKALDKGERLMGFGHRVYRAEDPRARVLRRTAKELAAPRYEIAEALETAALEELHNRRPDRVLATNVEFWAAIMLDFAEVPAHMFTSMFTCARTAGWSAHILEQKRTGRLVRPSARYIGPGSRDPREIEGYADITAR, encoded by the coding sequence ATGTCCGACTTCGTACCCGGACTAGAGGGAGTCGTCGCGTTCGAGACCGAGATCGCCGAACCCGACAGGGAGGGCGGCGCGCTCCGCTACCGCGGCGTCGACATCGAGGATCTCGTCGGTCACGTCTCGTTCGGGAACGTGTGGGGCCTGCTGGTCGACGGGGCGTTCAACCCCGGCCTTCCGGCCGCCGAGCCGTTTCCGATCCCGGTCCACTCCGGTGACATCCGCGTCGACGTGCAGTCGGCGCTGGCGATGCTCGCCCCGGTGTGGGGCCTGAAGCCGCTCCTCGACATCGACGAGGCCCAGGCGCGCGACGATCTCGCGCGGGCCGCCGTGATGGCGCTGTCGTACGTGGCACAGAGTGCCCGCGGGCAGGGTCTGCCGATGGTGCCGCAGCGGGAGATCGACAAGGCGCAGTCGGTCGTGGAGCGGTTCATGATCCGCTGGCGTGGTGAGCCGGACCCGAAGCACGTGAAGGCCGTCGACGCGTACTGGACGTCGGCCGCGGAGCACGGCATGAACGCCTCGACGTTCACCGCCCGGGTCATCGCCTCGACCGGCGCCGACGTGGCGGCCGCGCTCTCCGGTGCCGTCGGCGCGATGTCCGGTCCGCTGCACGGCGGCGCACCGTCCCGGGTCCTCGGCATGATCGAGGAGATCGAGCGGACGGGTGACGCCGTCGCCTATGTGAAGAAGGCCCTGGACAAGGGCGAGCGGCTGATGGGCTTCGGCCACCGGGTGTACCGGGCCGAGGACCCGCGTGCCCGTGTGCTGCGGCGCACCGCGAAGGAGCTGGCCGCGCCGCGCTACGAGATCGCGGAGGCGCTGGAGACGGCCGCGCTGGAGGAGCTGCACAACCGCCGCCCGGACCGGGTCCTGGCGACGAACGTGGAGTTCTGGGCGGCGATCATGCTGGACTTCGCCGAGGTCCCGGCCCACATGTTCACGTCGATGTTCACGTGCGCCCGTACGGCCGGCTGGTCGGCGCACATCCTGGAGCAGAAGCGCACCGGGCGGCTGGTGCGTCCCTCCGCCCGCTACATCGGTCCCGGCTCGCGCGACCCGCGCGAGATCGAGGGGTACGCCGACATCACCGCCCGCTGA
- a CDS encoding metal-dependent transcriptional regulator has product MSGLIDTTEMYLRTILELEEEGVVPMRARIAERLDQSGPTVSQTVARMERDGLVTVAGDRHLELTEEGRRLATRVMRKHRLAECLLVDVIGLEWEQVHAEACRWEHVMSEAVERRVLELLRHPTESPYGNPIPGLEELGEKAEAEAFLDDSMVSLADLDAGPEGKTVVVRRIGEPIQTDAQLMYTLRRAGVQPGSVVSVTESAGGVLVGSSGEAAELEADVASHVFVAKR; this is encoded by the coding sequence ATGTCCGGACTGATCGACACCACGGAGATGTATCTCCGCACCATCCTCGAGCTGGAAGAGGAAGGCGTTGTCCCGATGCGCGCCCGTATCGCGGAGCGGCTCGACCAGAGCGGTCCCACGGTCAGCCAGACCGTCGCGCGCATGGAGCGCGACGGCCTGGTCACGGTCGCGGGCGACCGTCATCTGGAGCTGACGGAGGAGGGCCGCAGGCTGGCGACGCGCGTGATGCGCAAGCACCGGCTCGCCGAGTGCCTCCTCGTCGACGTCATCGGTCTGGAGTGGGAGCAGGTCCACGCCGAGGCCTGCCGCTGGGAGCACGTGATGAGCGAGGCGGTGGAGCGGCGCGTGCTGGAGCTGCTGCGCCACCCGACCGAGTCGCCGTACGGGAATCCGATCCCGGGCCTGGAGGAGCTGGGCGAGAAGGCGGAGGCCGAGGCGTTCCTGGACGACAGCATGGTCAGCCTCGCCGACCTCGACGCGGGCCCGGAGGGCAAGACCGTGGTCGTCCGGCGGATCGGCGAGCCCATCCAGACGGACGCCCAGCTGATGTACACGCTGCGGCGCGCGGGTGTGCAGCCCGGCTCCGTGGTGAGCGTGACCGAGTCGGCCGGCGGTGTGCTGGTGGGCAGCAGTGGCGAGGCCGCGGAGCTGGAGGCGGATGTCGCCTCCCACGTCTTCGTGGCGAAGCGCTGA
- a CDS encoding TetR/AcrR family transcriptional regulator translates to MAVVTAPKQDRSRATRQRLLQAAVACLAERGWAGSTVSVVAERAGVSRGAAQHHFPTREDLFTAAVEYVAEERSSALRALPVQNRAAVLEALVDLYTGPLFRAALHLWVAASNEEQLRARVTELEGRVGRETHRIAVELLGADESEPGVRETVQGLLDMARGLGLANLLTDDAARRKRVVAQWGRLLHEVLG, encoded by the coding sequence ATGGCTGTTGTGACCGCCCCGAAGCAGGACCGCAGCCGGGCCACCCGGCAGCGGCTCCTGCAGGCCGCGGTGGCCTGCCTCGCCGAGCGCGGCTGGGCGGGCTCGACCGTCTCGGTGGTCGCCGAGCGGGCCGGGGTCTCGCGGGGCGCGGCACAGCACCACTTCCCGACCCGGGAGGACCTGTTCACCGCGGCGGTCGAGTACGTCGCCGAGGAACGCTCCTCGGCCCTGCGCGCCCTCCCCGTCCAGAACCGGGCGGCCGTGCTGGAGGCCCTCGTCGACCTCTACACCGGCCCCCTCTTCCGCGCCGCCCTCCATCTGTGGGTCGCCGCCTCCAACGAGGAACAGCTGCGGGCCCGCGTCACCGAACTGGAGGGCCGCGTCGGCCGTGAGACCCACCGGATAGCGGTGGAGCTCCTAGGAGCGGACGAGTCGGAGCCGGGGGTACGGGAAACGGTCCAGGGCCTGCTGGACATGGCGCGGGGGCTGGGCCTGGCGAACCTGCTGACGGACGACGCGGCACGACGGAAACGGGTGGTGGCGCAGTGGGGGCGGCTGCTGCACGAGGTGCTGGGGTGA
- a CDS encoding SIS domain-containing protein — translation MGENKLAGQFFDAAIGLLERVRDEEAANIAAAGAAIADTVAAGGRLFAFGAGHSSLAAQDVVYRAGGLALMNLLAVPGVVGVDVMPATLGSALERVDGLASAVLDSSPARAGDVLIIISLSGRNALPVEMAMNARALGLKVIGVTSVAYATETRSRHASGTYLKDHCDIVLDSKIAIGDAELTAEGIEAPFAPASTVVTSALMQATVAAAAGDLAERGIEPPMLRSGNVDGGHEWNGRVMTEYADRIFYRR, via the coding sequence ATGGGCGAGAACAAGCTGGCGGGTCAGTTCTTCGACGCCGCGATCGGCCTGCTGGAGCGCGTACGCGACGAGGAAGCGGCGAACATCGCGGCGGCCGGCGCCGCCATCGCGGACACCGTCGCCGCGGGCGGCCGGCTCTTCGCGTTCGGGGCGGGCCACTCCTCGCTCGCCGCCCAGGACGTCGTCTACCGGGCGGGCGGGCTCGCACTGATGAACCTGCTCGCCGTGCCGGGTGTCGTCGGCGTCGACGTCATGCCGGCCACCCTCGGCTCCGCGCTGGAGCGCGTCGACGGCCTCGCGAGCGCCGTCCTGGACTCCAGCCCCGCCCGGGCCGGTGACGTACTGATCATCATCTCCCTCTCCGGCCGCAACGCCCTGCCCGTCGAGATGGCCATGAACGCACGGGCCCTCGGCCTGAAGGTCATCGGCGTCACGTCGGTGGCGTACGCGACGGAGACACGGTCCCGGCACGCCTCCGGCACCTACCTCAAGGACCACTGCGACATCGTCCTCGACTCCAAGATCGCGATCGGCGACGCGGAACTGACCGCCGAGGGCATCGAGGCGCCCTTCGCGCCGGCCTCGACCGTCGTCACCAGCGCGCTGATGCAGGCGACGGTCGCCGCGGCCGCGGGCGACCTCGCCGAACGCGGGATCGAGCCGCCGATGCTGCGGTCCGGCAACGTGGACGGCGGCCATGAATGGAACGGCCGTGTGATGACGGAGTACGCGGACCGCATCTTCTACCGCCGCTGA
- a CDS encoding alpha/beta fold hydrolase, with the protein MVRRIDVTGAAGVRLAAWEFADPPKGCGETDRAPGVLLLHGLMGRASHWAATARWLAERHRAVALDQRGHGRSERPADGSFTREAYVSDAAAAVEQLGLAPAILIGHSMGALTAWQLAAERPDLVQALVICDMRASALGAASQREWEDWFRAWPLPFATLADVRKWFGEDDPWVERPNPARGEFFAEVMAERADGWRPAFSRRQMLTSRETWVHDAHWDSLAQVRCPTLVVRGLDGELGRAEAQEMVRVLPRGQYAEVADAGHLVHYDRPEAWRAAIEPFLEGVLTA; encoded by the coding sequence ATGGTGCGGCGCATCGACGTGACCGGAGCAGCCGGCGTACGCCTCGCTGCCTGGGAGTTCGCGGACCCGCCCAAAGGGTGTGGAGAGACGGACCGCGCTCCGGGCGTGTTACTGCTCCACGGGCTGATGGGCCGGGCCTCGCACTGGGCTGCCACGGCCCGCTGGCTCGCCGAGCGGCACCGCGCGGTCGCGCTCGACCAGCGCGGCCACGGCCGCAGCGAGAGGCCGGCCGACGGCTCGTTCACCCGCGAGGCGTATGTGTCGGACGCCGCGGCCGCGGTCGAACAGCTGGGCCTGGCCCCCGCCATCCTCATCGGCCACTCCATGGGCGCCCTCACCGCCTGGCAGCTCGCCGCCGAGCGCCCCGACCTCGTCCAGGCCCTGGTCATCTGCGACATGCGGGCCTCCGCGCTCGGGGCGGCCTCCCAGCGGGAGTGGGAGGACTGGTTCCGTGCCTGGCCCCTCCCCTTCGCGACCCTCGCGGACGTGCGCAAGTGGTTCGGCGAGGACGACCCCTGGGTGGAGCGGCCCAACCCCGCGCGCGGTGAGTTCTTCGCCGAGGTGATGGCCGAGCGCGCGGACGGCTGGCGTCCGGCCTTCTCCCGCCGCCAGATGCTGACGTCCCGTGAGACCTGGGTGCATGACGCCCACTGGGACTCGCTCGCCCAGGTCCGGTGCCCCACGCTCGTCGTGCGCGGCCTGGACGGAGAGCTGGGCCGCGCGGAGGCGCAGGAGATGGTCCGCGTCCTCCCCCGCGGTCAGTACGCGGAGGTGGCCGACGCCGGTCATCTCGTCCACTACGACCGGCCGGAGGCCTGGCGCGCGGCCATCGAGCCCTTCCTGGAAGGCGTGCTGACGGCATGA
- a CDS encoding enoyl-CoA hydratase family protein has translation MIKTASERGITTLTLDSPANRNALSARLVGELADAVTACGKDPAVRAVVLTHTGGTFSAGADLKEPPNPYTFVALLRQIVELPKPVVARVTGHARAGGLGLVGACDVAAASAGSDFAFTEVRIGVAPAVISLPLLPRLEPRAAARYYLSGERFDAAEAARIGLVTAVGDDVDAVLAPVLDGFRKASPQALDATKQLLTARVRETFDRDAEDLVQRSASLFASAEAREGMTAFLERRDPAWLL, from the coding sequence CTGATCAAAACGGCGTCCGAGCGCGGCATCACGACGCTGACCCTGGACTCGCCGGCGAACCGCAACGCCCTGTCGGCGCGGCTCGTCGGTGAGCTGGCCGACGCGGTGACCGCGTGCGGCAAGGACCCGGCCGTACGGGCCGTCGTCCTCACCCACACCGGCGGCACCTTCAGCGCCGGCGCCGACCTGAAGGAGCCGCCGAACCCGTACACCTTCGTCGCGCTGCTCCGGCAGATCGTCGAACTGCCGAAGCCGGTGGTGGCGCGGGTGACGGGCCACGCTCGGGCCGGCGGGCTCGGCCTCGTCGGCGCCTGCGACGTCGCGGCCGCCTCGGCCGGGTCCGACTTCGCGTTCACGGAGGTACGGATCGGGGTCGCCCCGGCCGTCATCTCCCTGCCGCTGCTGCCCCGCCTGGAGCCGCGCGCCGCGGCCCGCTACTACCTGAGCGGGGAGCGCTTCGACGCCGCGGAGGCCGCCCGTATCGGACTGGTGACGGCCGTCGGCGACGACGTGGACGCGGTCCTCGCGCCGGTGCTCGACGGGTTCCGGAAGGCCTCACCACAGGCCCTGGACGCGACGAAACAGCTGCTCACGGCTAGGGTGCGGGAGACCTTCGACCGCGACGCGGAGGATCTCGTGCAGCGCTCGGCGTCGCTCTTCGCCTCGGCGGAGGCGCGCGAGGGGATGACCGCCTTCCTCGAACGACGGGATCCTGCATGGCTGTTGTGA
- the pdxH gene encoding pyridoxamine 5'-phosphate oxidase, whose protein sequence is MREYYRSTPLDEADLPAEPMEQFVHWFKDAAAGHLHEPNAMIVSTATPDGRPSSRTVLLKHFDDRGFVFYTNHASRKGREIDANPHVSLLFPWHPLTRQVIVTGTAARVGRDETAGYFRTRPHGSQLGAWASPQSSVIPSRAELLRRYEELAARYPAGEQVPAPPEWGGYRVTPETVEFWQGHENRLHDRLRYVRTAGEPTGWRVERLAP, encoded by the coding sequence ATGCGCGAGTACTACCGCTCGACGCCCCTCGACGAGGCGGACCTGCCCGCCGAGCCGATGGAGCAGTTCGTCCACTGGTTCAAGGACGCCGCGGCCGGCCACCTCCACGAGCCGAACGCCATGATCGTCTCCACGGCCACGCCCGACGGCCGCCCCTCGTCCCGGACCGTGCTGCTCAAGCACTTCGACGACCGCGGCTTCGTCTTCTACACGAACCACGCCTCGCGCAAGGGCCGCGAGATCGACGCCAACCCCCATGTCTCGCTGCTCTTCCCCTGGCACCCGCTGACCCGCCAGGTCATCGTCACCGGCACGGCGGCCCGCGTGGGCCGCGACGAGACGGCCGGCTACTTCCGTACCCGTCCCCACGGCTCCCAGCTCGGCGCCTGGGCCAGCCCCCAGTCCTCCGTCATCCCCTCCCGCGCGGAGCTGCTGCGCCGCTACGAGGAACTCGCCGCCCGCTACCCGGCGGGCGAGCAGGTGCCGGCGCCGCCGGAGTGGGGCGGATACCGGGTCACCCCGGAGACGGTCGAGTTCTGGCAGGGCCACGAGAACCGGCTGCACGACCGGCTGCGGTACGTGCGCACGGCAGGGGAGCCCACGGGCTGGCGGGTCGAGCGTCTGGCGCCCTGA
- a CDS encoding PAS domain-containing protein: MSASRSETTSALGPDEPERDGPGSDLLAALLDGMDAALCAFDADGVITHWNREAERILGWSPEEAVGRRGFAGWAVRTADADEVRGRLMAAMRAPGRQVHEFALLRKDGGRVLVRTQSAGVRGADGKPAGVYCAFSEVHAQIDLERSIALSEALFEDASWGVVMVDVDLRPAVVNGQAARMLGSGGRTTLLGRPLGELIVQGVQELEGALHHVLADGAPGALVELWVTVRTDEGERRRCWRSGFLRLASPLAEEPVPLGVGWLFQDVTEAKLAEQEADRLRFRFSQLHRAARAAAECEDPMEAATAQVDFALAGFADHALVDVVTERGKRLLRAAATPSGAPGPVARVAGTGIPLRYPQGHPALQAMDRVGSVRASAGGTRSGSGAWAAERQWPAGTVHALCTVLRSRGRTLGVLTFLRSSHRPAFERPDAAYAETVATRVASALDLAGVEGE; the protein is encoded by the coding sequence ATGAGTGCTTCCAGGAGCGAGACCACCAGCGCGCTGGGTCCGGACGAGCCGGAGCGGGACGGACCCGGTTCGGATCTGCTCGCGGCGCTGCTGGACGGGATGGACGCCGCGTTGTGCGCGTTCGACGCGGACGGGGTGATCACCCACTGGAACCGGGAGGCCGAGCGGATTCTCGGCTGGTCGCCCGAGGAGGCCGTCGGGCGGCGCGGGTTCGCCGGGTGGGCGGTGCGGACCGCCGACGCGGACGAGGTGCGGGGGCGGCTGATGGCCGCCATGCGGGCCCCGGGACGGCAGGTGCACGAGTTCGCGCTGCTGCGCAAGGACGGCGGGCGGGTGCTCGTACGTACGCAGTCGGCCGGGGTGCGCGGGGCGGACGGGAAGCCGGCCGGGGTGTACTGCGCGTTCAGCGAGGTGCATGCGCAGATCGACCTGGAGCGGTCGATCGCGCTCAGCGAGGCGCTGTTCGAGGACGCCTCGTGGGGTGTCGTCATGGTCGACGTGGATCTGCGGCCGGCCGTCGTCAACGGGCAGGCGGCCCGGATGCTGGGCTCCGGCGGGCGGACGACGCTGCTCGGGCGGCCGCTCGGCGAGCTGATCGTGCAGGGCGTGCAGGAGCTGGAAGGCGCGCTGCACCACGTGCTCGCGGACGGTGCTCCGGGCGCCCTCGTCGAGCTGTGGGTGACGGTGCGGACGGACGAGGGCGAGCGGCGCAGATGCTGGCGCAGCGGGTTCCTCCGGCTCGCGTCGCCGCTGGCGGAGGAGCCGGTGCCGCTGGGTGTCGGCTGGCTCTTCCAGGACGTGACCGAGGCGAAGCTCGCGGAGCAGGAGGCGGACCGGCTGCGGTTCCGGTTCAGCCAGCTGCACCGGGCGGCACGGGCGGCGGCCGAGTGCGAGGACCCGATGGAGGCGGCGACGGCCCAGGTGGACTTCGCGCTGGCCGGATTCGCCGACCACGCGCTGGTCGACGTGGTCACGGAGCGCGGCAAGCGGCTGCTGCGGGCGGCGGCGACGCCCTCCGGTGCGCCGGGGCCCGTCGCACGCGTGGCCGGGACGGGGATTCCGCTGCGGTATCCCCAGGGTCATCCCGCGCTGCAGGCGATGGATCGCGTCGGCTCGGTCCGCGCCAGTGCGGGCGGCACCAGGAGCGGCAGCGGCGCATGGGCCGCGGAGCGCCAGTGGCCGGCGGGCACGGTCCACGCCCTCTGCACGGTGCTCCGCAGCCGCGGCCGCACCCTCGGCGTCCTCACCTTCCTGCGGTCCTCGCACCGGCCCGCGTTCGAACGTCCGGACGCGGCCTATGCGGAGACCGTCGCGACCCGCGTGGCGTCGGCGCTGGACCTGGCGGGGGTGGAGGGGGAGTAG
- a CDS encoding isopenicillin N synthase family dioxygenase, which yields MSLSTSHSNFSQLPVIDLSAADRGPAARGELHARLHSAAHDVGFFQLTGHGVSQDETDALMTAMRDFFALPEADRLAIDNINSPHFRGYTRIGDEHTGGSRDWRDQLDIGAERPAHIPGPGQPAYWWLEGPNQWPAALPGLRAAALDWIDRLSAVAHKLLHELLAAIGAPPDFYDDIFGDRAHLHLKLVRYPGSAGDGADQGVGAHKDYGFLTLLHQDRIGGLQVQREDGAFHDVPPLPGAFVVNLGELLEVATNGYLLATNHRVVSPPGATERYSVPFFFNPRLDARVAPLPFPYAAGAPGVTADPANPLFAEYGRNELKGKLRAHPQVAARHHAELVERAA from the coding sequence ATGTCTCTCTCGACGTCTCACTCGAACTTCTCGCAGCTTCCGGTCATCGACCTCTCCGCCGCCGACCGCGGCCCCGCCGCGCGCGGCGAGCTGCACGCCCGGCTCCACAGCGCCGCCCATGACGTCGGCTTCTTCCAGCTGACCGGCCACGGTGTGTCCCAGGACGAGACCGATGCGCTCATGACGGCGATGCGCGACTTCTTCGCCCTGCCCGAGGCCGACCGGCTCGCCATCGACAACATCAACTCACCGCACTTCCGTGGCTACACGCGCATCGGCGACGAGCACACCGGCGGCAGCCGGGACTGGCGCGACCAGCTCGACATCGGCGCCGAGCGGCCCGCGCACATACCGGGCCCCGGCCAGCCCGCCTACTGGTGGCTGGAGGGCCCCAACCAGTGGCCGGCAGCCCTTCCCGGGCTGCGCGCCGCCGCGCTCGACTGGATCGACCGGCTCAGCGCGGTCGCCCACAAGCTGCTCCACGAACTCCTCGCGGCGATCGGCGCCCCGCCGGACTTCTACGACGACATCTTCGGCGACCGGGCGCATCTGCACCTCAAACTGGTGCGCTACCCCGGCAGCGCGGGGGACGGCGCGGACCAGGGAGTCGGCGCCCACAAGGACTACGGCTTCCTGACCCTGCTCCACCAGGACCGGATCGGCGGCCTCCAGGTGCAGCGCGAGGACGGCGCCTTCCACGACGTACCGCCGCTGCCCGGCGCGTTCGTCGTCAACCTCGGCGAACTCCTCGAAGTCGCCACCAACGGCTATCTGCTCGCCACCAACCACCGCGTGGTCAGCCCGCCCGGCGCCACCGAGCGGTATTCGGTGCCGTTCTTCTTCAACCCGCGTCTGGACGCGCGTGTCGCCCCGCTGCCGTTCCCGTACGCGGCGGGCGCGCCCGGTGTCACCGCCGACCCCGCCAACCCGCTGTTCGCGGAGTACGGGCGCAACGAGCTCAAGGGCAAGCTGCGGGCCCACCCGCAGGTCGCCGCCCGCCACCACGCGGAACTCGTGGAGCGGGCGGCCTGA